Proteins found in one Gordonia sp. PDNC005 genomic segment:
- a CDS encoding DEAD/DEAH box helicase → MNYPAEWTDDRIDAILTMFDNPTLARGRDYAFKGMIDDITWVGNTVSGYSEGSGRKRYRCRVAVTFGSRARAVASCTCPVSQNCKHCAALIIAATSDAIQAGLPADDSSMLTLSRWRTLVAEIAADTTRVETRALPVRLVFTEEYTSTASSVKVRPTVLSSTGRWVSTRVTWKKLVSGQHVDPVVGLDPLTRLAVVLSTARGNGPNDESMSLMYAPSIFWSILREAVDAGVELRYSHTHGRDLPVDMDAPITTALRVEPSDSGVAVGLQVLIDSRPVSTTDGHRRLIGRPRVHGVAAVLDGIAHLGRLPDLTPTESMLLVSDEPLRVAESEIDEFRDALASVAPERVIDVAPDAFPAATVTGPFPVLRVGTRETITADWLIGYEIDGEVVEYPLDGGVSGRYRTPGDEAAMWDQYRPQLEAVARAGHGWVAAAAQRLQAELPRWRGDFKKYNRLYAVLRQLQGGCSVDAAFVSAPAHLRTSTSHFSQMEAAVLWAEVIPQITDGTDIRVVTDGPTPAFRRAEDAPTLHFSGDATTDWFNLTITVDVDGHKVPLPEVISALAGGQTHMMVDHSTYFSLDVPELATLRERLEEARDMGELEGDHASSQSLNASLWDELLELGVVDEQLAAWRDRMSRLARAEPPEPVTPPVGLRAQLRPYQQDGLDWLSFLWDNGLGGVLADDMGLGKTVQTLALMQRAVDADPTARFLVIAPTSVISNWAAEVRRFVPDLDVMTVTATEKRSGSPLHDRVGNANVVVTSYALLRLDVDAFAAMPWDGAVFDEAQFLKNHNAKTHQAARRLDAPFKLAITGTPMENRVMELWSLVSIVAPGLYPSPLLFKDHFAGPIESGQAPEKLELLRRRIRPIMLRRTKGQVLTDLPEKQEQVLHLELESAHRKVYDTHLARHRQETLGLLDDFDGNRIQILRALTRLRQLSLHPGLVDDEHTAVTSAKIEYLAEQLPILIDEGHSALVFSSFTGFLGLVAARLDKAGIAYSYIDGSTPVDNRADQIEQFTRGATQVFLISLKAGGFGLNLTAADYCFLADPWWNPAAEAQAVDRAHRIGQHRAVTVYRMASVDTIEDKVIELQNRKRELFNALIDDGEAFSGAITADDVRSLFS, encoded by the coding sequence ATGAACTACCCCGCAGAGTGGACCGACGACCGGATCGACGCGATCCTCACGATGTTCGACAACCCCACACTCGCTCGCGGCCGCGACTACGCGTTCAAGGGCATGATCGACGACATCACCTGGGTCGGCAACACTGTGTCGGGATACTCGGAGGGGTCGGGCCGAAAGCGGTATCGCTGCCGGGTGGCGGTCACCTTCGGGTCACGCGCTCGCGCGGTCGCCTCATGCACCTGTCCGGTGTCACAGAACTGCAAGCATTGCGCCGCGCTGATCATCGCGGCGACCAGCGACGCGATCCAGGCGGGCTTGCCCGCCGACGACTCGTCGATGCTGACGCTGTCGCGATGGCGGACACTCGTCGCCGAGATCGCCGCCGACACCACCCGCGTCGAAACGCGTGCGCTGCCGGTCCGCCTCGTGTTCACCGAGGAGTACACATCTACCGCGTCCTCGGTGAAGGTCCGGCCGACTGTGCTGTCGTCGACGGGCCGATGGGTCTCGACGCGAGTCACATGGAAAAAGCTCGTCAGCGGCCAGCACGTCGACCCGGTCGTGGGCCTGGACCCGCTCACCCGGCTGGCCGTCGTCCTGTCCACGGCCCGCGGGAACGGCCCGAACGACGAGTCGATGTCACTCATGTACGCGCCGAGCATCTTCTGGTCCATCCTTCGGGAGGCGGTCGACGCCGGCGTCGAGCTGAGGTACAGCCACACCCATGGACGCGACCTGCCCGTCGACATGGATGCTCCGATCACAACGGCCTTGCGCGTGGAGCCGTCCGACTCCGGGGTCGCTGTTGGACTCCAGGTGCTCATCGACAGTCGGCCCGTGTCGACCACGGATGGGCACCGGCGCTTGATCGGCAGGCCGCGGGTGCACGGCGTCGCGGCCGTCCTCGACGGGATCGCTCACCTCGGGCGACTCCCCGATCTCACCCCGACCGAGTCGATGCTTCTCGTGTCCGACGAGCCCCTCCGCGTCGCCGAATCGGAGATCGACGAGTTCCGCGACGCCCTCGCGTCGGTCGCACCGGAGCGAGTCATCGATGTTGCGCCCGACGCGTTCCCCGCCGCCACGGTGACCGGACCGTTTCCCGTCCTGCGTGTCGGTACGCGGGAGACGATCACCGCCGATTGGCTCATCGGCTACGAAATCGACGGCGAGGTCGTCGAGTACCCGCTCGACGGCGGCGTTTCAGGGCGATATCGCACCCCCGGCGACGAAGCGGCGATGTGGGATCAATACCGTCCGCAGCTCGAAGCCGTTGCTCGCGCAGGTCACGGGTGGGTGGCTGCCGCCGCACAACGACTGCAGGCCGAGCTTCCCCGCTGGCGCGGTGACTTCAAGAAGTACAACCGCCTGTACGCGGTGCTCCGGCAGCTGCAGGGCGGGTGCAGCGTCGACGCCGCGTTCGTGTCGGCGCCCGCCCACCTTCGCACGTCGACGTCCCATTTCAGCCAGATGGAGGCCGCTGTGCTGTGGGCCGAGGTGATCCCGCAGATCACCGACGGAACGGACATCCGGGTGGTCACCGACGGGCCGACGCCGGCCTTCCGCCGTGCGGAGGACGCTCCGACACTTCACTTTTCCGGCGACGCGACGACCGACTGGTTCAACCTGACCATCACAGTCGACGTCGACGGCCACAAAGTCCCTCTCCCCGAAGTCATCTCCGCCCTCGCCGGCGGCCAGACGCACATGATGGTGGACCACAGCACGTACTTCTCCCTCGACGTCCCGGAACTGGCGACACTCCGGGAACGCCTCGAGGAAGCGCGGGACATGGGCGAACTCGAGGGCGACCACGCGTCGTCGCAGAGCCTCAACGCGAGCCTGTGGGACGAACTCCTCGAACTCGGAGTGGTGGACGAACAGCTCGCCGCGTGGCGCGATCGGATGTCGCGGCTGGCGCGCGCCGAACCACCCGAACCGGTCACACCTCCGGTCGGTCTGCGCGCGCAATTGCGCCCCTACCAGCAGGACGGGCTCGACTGGCTGTCGTTCCTCTGGGACAACGGACTCGGCGGCGTGCTCGCGGACGACATGGGCCTGGGCAAGACGGTCCAGACCCTCGCGCTGATGCAGCGCGCCGTCGACGCAGATCCGACCGCGAGGTTCCTGGTGATCGCGCCGACGAGTGTCATCTCCAACTGGGCCGCCGAGGTGCGACGGTTCGTTCCGGACCTCGACGTCATGACCGTCACGGCGACCGAGAAGCGGTCCGGGTCGCCGCTGCACGACCGCGTCGGAAACGCGAACGTCGTCGTCACGTCGTACGCCCTCCTCCGACTCGACGTCGACGCCTTCGCTGCCATGCCGTGGGACGGCGCCGTGTTCGACGAAGCGCAGTTCTTGAAGAACCACAACGCGAAGACGCACCAGGCGGCGCGACGGCTCGACGCACCGTTCAAACTCGCGATCACCGGCACGCCGATGGAGAACCGGGTGATGGAACTGTGGTCGCTGGTGTCGATTGTGGCGCCCGGGCTCTATCCGTCTCCACTGTTGTTCAAGGACCATTTCGCCGGCCCGATCGAGAGCGGACAGGCGCCGGAGAAACTCGAGCTTCTCCGGCGACGAATCCGCCCGATCATGCTCCGCCGCACCAAGGGCCAGGTGCTCACCGATCTCCCCGAGAAGCAGGAGCAAGTGCTGCACCTCGAACTCGAGTCGGCGCACCGCAAGGTGTACGACACCCATCTGGCCCGCCATCGGCAGGAAACGCTCGGGCTCCTCGACGACTTCGACGGCAATCGCATTCAGATCCTGCGAGCGCTCACCCGGCTCCGGCAGCTGAGTCTGCACCCCGGCCTGGTCGACGACGAGCACACCGCTGTGACGTCCGCCAAGATCGAATACCTCGCCGAACAGTTGCCGATCTTGATCGACGAGGGTCACAGCGCGCTGGTGTTCAGCAGTTTCACCGGCTTTCTCGGCCTGGTCGCCGCTCGCCTGGACAAGGCAGGCATCGCGTACAGCTACATCGACGGATCCACTCCGGTCGACAACCGCGCGGATCAGATCGAGCAGTTCACGCGGGGCGCCACCCAGGTGTTCCTCATCAGCCTCAAGGCGGGCGGATTCGGGCTCAACCTCACCGCCGCCGACTACTGCTTCCTCGCCGACCCGTGGTGGAATCCGGCCGCGGAGGCGCAGGCCGTCGACCGCGCGCACCGCATCGGGCAGCATCGCGCCGTCACCGTCTATCGCATGGCGTCCGTCGACACCATCGAGGACAAGGTCATCGAGCTGCAGAACCGCAAAAGGGAACTGTTCAACGCTCTGATCGACGACGGCGAAGCGTTCTCCGGGGCCATCACGGCCGACGACGTGCGCAGTCTGTTCTCGTGA
- a CDS encoding DUF6319 family protein has protein sequence MPPRRRSAPASESLTPDDLARLATALEAGKRATVYLREGMSGLGLAEGASARVISIDGSTLTVSPTGVDDELPFEADELRMSKKAPPKPEVAKPKRQAKPRTASAGASAPTAPTRTADAQRSAAPAPQPTDAPPKQTPKPAAKRAAAKKATASVSVTIHGTADNEWSVSLVRGARKPQRSRPVTPEAVDAAMRSLGDAPAHEAVTALLNAAREEAQRRVEQLSRELDEARQALAALDSP, from the coding sequence ATGCCTCCACGCCGTCGTTCGGCCCCCGCGTCGGAATCGCTGACACCTGACGACCTCGCGAGGTTGGCGACCGCGCTGGAGGCCGGCAAACGAGCGACTGTTTATCTCCGGGAGGGGATGTCGGGCCTAGGTCTCGCCGAGGGAGCGTCGGCGCGCGTCATCTCGATCGACGGCTCCACGCTCACCGTGAGCCCGACGGGCGTCGACGACGAGCTGCCTTTTGAAGCGGATGAGCTGCGGATGTCCAAGAAGGCGCCGCCGAAGCCCGAGGTCGCGAAACCCAAGCGTCAGGCAAAACCCAGGACTGCATCGGCGGGTGCCAGCGCACCGACGGCGCCCACCCGTACCGCGGATGCCCAGCGAAGCGCCGCACCGGCGCCGCAGCCGACCGACGCACCGCCGAAGCAGACGCCGAAACCTGCGGCCAAACGTGCGGCAGCGAAGAAGGCGACCGCGTCGGTCAGCGTCACGATCCACGGAACCGCCGACAACGAATGGTCGGTGTCTCTCGTGCGGGGTGCACGCAAGCCGCAACGTTCCCGTCCGGTGACCCCTGAAGCCGTCGACGCCGCGATGCGGAGCCTCGGCGACGCCCCTGCGCACGAGGCAGTGACGGCGCTCCTCAACGCGGCCCGCGAGGAGGCCCAACGTCGCGTTGAACAACTGAGCCGCGAACTCGACGAAGCGCGCCAGGCGCTCGCCGCACTCGACTCGCCGTGA
- a CDS encoding excalibur calcium-binding domain-containing protein gives MTNPFANPFDPSNTGGGGFNPPPPTPPVPPPPAPGPSEPNRPGTAAKIGGWVLLVLGAIGVLASFTAWSEPMQAIGQLLFWGAVGFLGSTLIWRRWPWKIGGPVAAGLIVVSFVLICLAGPADKTPTPAPLLDTSSSSTAVSTTTTTATSTVVSSTTVTVTAETSSTTPAEATTAEPDVDVDTRAPRRTTPVYTPPTTEDTGAAYYPNCAAVRAAGKAPLYQGQPGYSTDLDRDRDGVACDGG, from the coding sequence GTGACGAACCCATTCGCCAACCCTTTTGATCCCAGCAACACCGGCGGCGGCGGATTCAACCCGCCTCCGCCGACACCACCGGTTCCGCCGCCTCCGGCGCCGGGCCCGTCCGAGCCGAACAGGCCAGGTACCGCGGCCAAGATCGGCGGCTGGGTGCTCTTGGTGCTCGGAGCGATCGGCGTGCTCGCGTCGTTCACGGCGTGGAGCGAACCGATGCAGGCGATCGGACAGCTCTTGTTCTGGGGCGCCGTCGGTTTCCTCGGGTCGACACTGATCTGGCGCCGGTGGCCGTGGAAGATCGGCGGACCCGTGGCCGCAGGCCTGATCGTCGTGAGCTTCGTCCTCATCTGCCTGGCCGGCCCCGCCGACAAGACGCCCACGCCGGCACCCCTGCTGGACACGTCGTCGTCGAGCACCGCCGTCTCGACGACCACGACCACAGCCACGTCGACGGTCGTGTCGTCGACGACGGTCACCGTCACCGCCGAGACCTCGTCGACGACCCCGGCGGAGGCGACCACCGCGGAACCCGACGTGGATGTCGACACACGTGCACCGCGCCGAACCACACCGGTCTACACGCCGCCGACCACTGAGGACACCGGAGCCGCGTACTACCCGAACTGCGCGGCCGTCCGCGCCGCCGGAAAGGCTCCGCTCTACCAAGGTCAGCCGGGCTACAGCACCGATCTCGATCGTGACCGGGACGGTGTCGCCTGCGACGGAGGCTAG
- a CDS encoding DUF2470 domain-containing protein produces the protein MPHEFDDAVVAAVLRHMNDDHTADNLLIARAFGDADAAEATAAVMTGFDGDGGVWDVTRNGAVSELRVPWPGGPIEDRPAVRREVVAVYEAACDRLGVTQREH, from the coding sequence GTGCCCCATGAATTCGACGACGCCGTGGTCGCAGCGGTTCTGCGACACATGAACGACGATCACACCGCTGACAACCTGCTCATAGCGCGTGCCTTCGGCGACGCCGACGCCGCTGAAGCCACCGCGGCAGTGATGACCGGATTCGACGGTGACGGCGGGGTGTGGGACGTGACCCGCAACGGCGCGGTCAGTGAGCTCCGCGTTCCGTGGCCCGGTGGGCCCATCGAGGATCGCCCTGCCGTCCGGCGCGAGGTGGTCGCCGTCTACGAAGCGGCATGCGATCGCCTCGGAGTGACGCAGCGCGAGCACTGA
- a CDS encoding ADP-ribosylglycohydrolase family protein, translating into MTSLTHDVQDRARGALIGGAVGDALGVPYEFSQRLASTGIPVMRGGGLGDFAPGEWSDDTSMAMGVAMAGARHRTFGTQSALDDVAAGFLDWFESHPPDIGNQTRAVLGAVQRGASDTGLSTRTLDASRDFAQTARHTGGNGALMRTAPVALAHLNDRNALADAAQNVARLTHFDDEAADSCVLWCEAIRVAVVDARIDVYAGLELIDNSRRDWWRTRLDEARDQNPNSFTPNGYTVTALQAAASSVLHAQGDGADHLRDGLHTAIRIGDDTDTVAAIAGGLLGARWGRSAIDEQSQADIHGWPIRSGVPARVAGLVTLADGLVGA; encoded by the coding sequence ATGACCTCACTGACTCACGACGTGCAGGACCGTGCCCGTGGCGCCCTCATCGGTGGCGCGGTCGGCGACGCACTCGGTGTGCCGTACGAGTTCAGTCAGCGTCTCGCGTCCACCGGCATACCGGTGATGCGAGGCGGCGGGCTCGGAGACTTCGCGCCGGGCGAGTGGAGCGACGACACGTCGATGGCGATGGGTGTCGCGATGGCGGGCGCCCGGCATCGCACGTTCGGCACCCAGTCCGCGCTCGACGACGTCGCCGCAGGGTTTCTCGACTGGTTCGAGTCGCACCCACCGGACATCGGCAATCAGACTCGTGCGGTCCTCGGCGCCGTCCAGCGCGGGGCGTCCGACACCGGGCTGTCAACGAGGACGCTCGACGCATCACGCGACTTCGCGCAGACCGCCAGACACACCGGCGGAAACGGCGCACTGATGAGGACGGCGCCCGTTGCGCTCGCTCACCTGAACGATCGGAACGCGCTCGCCGACGCAGCCCAGAACGTCGCGCGGCTGACCCACTTCGACGACGAAGCCGCCGACAGCTGCGTGCTGTGGTGCGAGGCGATCCGGGTCGCCGTGGTCGACGCTCGAATCGACGTCTACGCCGGTCTCGAACTGATCGACAACAGCCGACGCGACTGGTGGCGGACAAGACTCGACGAGGCACGTGACCAGAACCCGAACTCGTTCACGCCGAACGGATACACGGTCACCGCGCTGCAGGCGGCGGCATCGTCCGTCCTTCACGCTCAAGGCGACGGAGCAGACCACCTCCGGGACGGTCTCCACACCGCGATCAGGATCGGCGACGACACCGATACCGTCGCGGCGATCGCCGGCGGACTTCTCGGTGCACGGTGGGGTCGATCGGCGATCGACGAGCAGTCGCAGGCCGACATCCACGGTTGGCCGATCCGGTCCGGTGTGCCTGCACGAGTTGCGGGTCTGGTGACGCTCGCCGACGGACTCGTCGGCGCGTGA
- a CDS encoding ATP-binding protein, with protein sequence MTGLFSATELQSTDSAKSGFRLQRFQVLNWGTFDQRVWTLELNGENGLLTGDIGSGKSTLVDALTTLLMPAHRVAYNKAAGAESRERDLRSYVLGYYKSERNESSGASRPVALRGMSNYSVILGVFANEGYDETVTLAQVFSMRHDSGQPERFFTVTDRALDIPTDFADFGTDLRALRKRLTAGGTRIHEHFPEYGRDYRRSLAVRSEQAMELFHQTVSMKAVGNLNDFVRDHMLEPFDSSGWVDTMVAHFEDLTAAHDAVVLARRQLDELTPMLADHDRYTSHIAMSEELKERRSALRHYFAQRRVDLLAGSLETYNRDLAATRSALDATERDLADLRISVRELEFQQAGLGGNDIATLEAQITEAQRQREERAAAFERYSALLDESGLGPVEDRGQFDHRRSEASAAVDELDAEVVDIANAITELVVDRRQLDGEGRRVAGEIASLRGRTSNIPERNLRMRDMICAGVGVGHDDLPFVGELIGVRADESRWEGAAERVLRGFGLSLLVSTELYDTVSSWIDANHLGGRLVYFKVPERVQGKGAPTPPPNALVHKLDIKEGPFYAWLERRLFERARHVCADSLDEFRTAEYAVTVSGQVRSGGGRHEKDDSRRVDDHRDYVLGWSNEQKVNALFTAGQRVQEELNRIDAEITELEDGRRRSMDRRNALTGLDAYPTFDAVDWMSVASRIADLTRRKSELEHSSDELVEITETIASTREQLSAVDATRDGLRDKVSRLEMARSQAEQARDTARITVEEPGFEDASTHFDAITAAVDDYRAKVDGGTDTELTVDECGELETALGESLTDASEQHTSRAGTYQTRVVNRMSEFNRSHPVLTTEFDADIKSADEYRELHRRLSEDDLPRFEDEFKNYLNTNAIRDIAIFAAKLNKEVHLIHSKIDTINESLSGIEYNPGRYIRLEANPTASQEIRDFRADLRRCSDGEMEIGTEEEQYSEEKFLLVKAIVERFRGREGFADLDRRWTDLVTDVRNWVSFAASERYVDDDAEYENYTDSDGKSGGQKEKLAYTILAASLAYQFDLKWGATCSRDFRFVVIDEAFGRGSDDSARYALTLFAKLGLQLLIVTPLTKIYTIEPFVSAVGYVENRGGNYSQLQCLTIEQYRESRRSRES encoded by the coding sequence ATGACCGGCTTGTTCTCCGCCACCGAACTGCAGTCCACCGACTCGGCGAAATCCGGTTTCCGACTCCAGAGGTTCCAGGTTCTCAACTGGGGAACCTTCGACCAACGAGTCTGGACGCTCGAGCTGAACGGCGAGAACGGCCTGCTCACTGGTGACATCGGCTCGGGCAAGTCGACTCTTGTCGACGCCTTGACCACCCTGCTCATGCCGGCGCACCGCGTGGCGTACAACAAGGCGGCGGGTGCCGAGTCCCGCGAGCGCGACCTGCGGTCGTACGTGCTCGGCTACTACAAGTCCGAACGCAATGAGAGCAGCGGCGCATCGCGCCCGGTCGCGTTGCGCGGCATGTCGAACTACTCGGTGATCCTCGGGGTGTTCGCAAACGAGGGGTACGACGAGACCGTCACCCTGGCGCAGGTCTTCTCGATGCGGCACGACAGCGGGCAGCCCGAGCGATTCTTCACAGTCACCGATCGAGCTCTGGACATCCCCACCGACTTCGCCGACTTCGGCACCGACCTCCGAGCGCTCCGGAAGCGGCTCACCGCGGGCGGCACCCGCATCCACGAGCACTTCCCGGAGTACGGCCGCGACTACCGACGCTCGCTCGCCGTCCGCTCGGAGCAGGCGATGGAGTTGTTCCACCAGACCGTGTCGATGAAGGCCGTCGGCAATCTCAACGACTTCGTCCGCGACCACATGCTGGAGCCGTTCGATTCGAGCGGCTGGGTCGACACGATGGTGGCGCACTTCGAGGATCTGACCGCGGCGCACGACGCCGTCGTCCTTGCTCGGCGTCAGCTCGACGAACTCACCCCGATGCTCGCCGACCACGACCGGTACACCAGCCACATCGCGATGTCGGAGGAGTTGAAAGAGCGCCGCTCCGCCCTCCGCCATTACTTCGCGCAGCGTCGTGTCGATCTGCTCGCAGGCAGCCTCGAAACCTACAACCGCGACCTCGCGGCGACGCGCAGCGCATTGGACGCGACCGAGCGCGACCTCGCCGACCTGCGGATCAGCGTGCGCGAGCTCGAATTCCAGCAGGCCGGTCTCGGCGGCAACGACATCGCGACGCTGGAAGCGCAGATCACGGAAGCACAACGCCAACGCGAGGAGCGCGCCGCGGCGTTCGAGCGTTACTCCGCACTTCTCGACGAATCCGGCCTCGGTCCCGTCGAAGACCGTGGACAGTTCGATCACCGCCGGTCGGAGGCGTCCGCCGCCGTCGACGAACTCGACGCCGAGGTCGTCGACATCGCCAACGCGATCACCGAGTTGGTCGTCGATCGTCGTCAACTCGACGGGGAGGGGCGGCGCGTCGCAGGCGAGATCGCCAGCCTGCGCGGACGCACCAGCAACATCCCCGAGCGCAATCTGCGGATGCGCGACATGATCTGCGCCGGTGTCGGCGTCGGGCACGACGACCTGCCGTTCGTCGGTGAACTGATCGGGGTCCGCGCCGACGAGAGCCGTTGGGAAGGCGCCGCCGAGCGAGTGTTGCGCGGATTCGGACTCTCCCTGCTGGTCTCGACAGAGCTCTACGACACAGTCTCGAGCTGGATCGATGCGAACCATCTCGGTGGTCGTCTCGTGTACTTCAAGGTTCCAGAGCGCGTGCAGGGCAAGGGCGCTCCGACTCCCCCGCCGAACGCGCTCGTGCACAAGCTCGACATCAAGGAGGGACCGTTCTACGCCTGGTTGGAGCGGCGGCTCTTCGAACGTGCCAGGCATGTGTGCGCGGACTCTCTCGACGAGTTCCGAACCGCTGAGTACGCCGTCACCGTCAGCGGTCAGGTCCGCTCCGGCGGCGGACGTCACGAGAAAGACGATTCGCGTCGCGTCGACGATCACCGCGACTACGTGCTCGGCTGGAGTAACGAGCAGAAGGTGAACGCGCTGTTCACGGCCGGGCAGCGAGTCCAGGAGGAGCTCAATCGGATCGACGCGGAGATCACCGAGCTCGAAGACGGCCGACGCCGCTCGATGGACCGGCGCAACGCGCTCACTGGGCTCGACGCCTACCCGACCTTCGACGCGGTCGACTGGATGTCCGTCGCGTCCAGGATCGCCGACCTGACCCGCCGGAAGTCCGAACTCGAACACTCGTCGGACGAGCTGGTCGAGATCACCGAGACCATCGCGTCCACCCGCGAGCAGTTGTCGGCGGTGGACGCCACTCGCGACGGCCTCCGCGACAAGGTGTCGCGTCTCGAGATGGCGCGCTCTCAGGCCGAGCAGGCCAGGGACACCGCGCGCATCACCGTCGAGGAGCCCGGATTCGAGGACGCCTCGACTCACTTCGACGCGATCACCGCTGCGGTCGACGACTATCGCGCCAAGGTCGACGGCGGAACCGACACCGAGCTGACCGTCGACGAGTGCGGCGAGCTGGAGACGGCCCTCGGTGAATCACTGACCGATGCATCCGAGCAGCACACGTCGCGTGCCGGGACGTACCAGACTCGTGTCGTGAATCGGATGTCCGAGTTCAATCGAAGCCACCCGGTGCTGACCACCGAATTCGACGCGGACATCAAGTCGGCCGACGAGTACCGCGAACTCCATCGTCGACTGTCCGAGGACGATCTGCCTCGCTTCGAGGACGAGTTCAAGAACTACTTGAACACCAACGCGATCCGCGACATCGCGATCTTCGCCGCGAAGCTGAACAAAGAAGTTCATCTCATCCATTCGAAGATCGACACGATCAACGAGTCCCTGTCGGGCATCGAGTACAACCCCGGGCGCTACATCCGTCTCGAGGCGAACCCGACCGCATCGCAGGAGATCCGGGACTTCCGCGCCGACCTGCGTCGATGCAGCGACGGCGAGATGGAGATCGGCACCGAGGAGGAGCAGTACAGCGAGGAGAAGTTCCTTCTCGTCAAGGCCATCGTTGAACGATTCCGCGGTCGTGAGGGCTTCGCCGACTTGGATCGCCGGTGGACCGACCTGGTGACCGATGTACGGAACTGGGTGAGCTTCGCGGCATCGGAGCGGTACGTCGACGACGACGCCGAGTACGAGAACTACACCGACTCCGACGGCAAGTCCGGCGGCCAGAAGGAGAAGCTCGCCTACACGATCCTGGCGGCGTCTCTCGCGTACCAGTTCGACCTAAAGTGGGGCGCGACCTGCTCACGAGACTTCCGGTTCGTTGTCATCGACGAAGCGTTCGGTCGCGGGTCGGACGATTCGGCACGCTACGCGTTGACCTTGTTCGCCAAGCTCGGATTGCAGCTGTTGATCGTCACACCGTTGACGAAGATCTACACGATCGAACCGTTCGTGTCCGCGGTCGGCTACGTCGAGAATCGCGGGGGCAACTACTCCCAGCTCCAATGCTTGACGATCGAGCAGTATCGGGAGTCGAGACGGTCCCGCGAGTCGTAG